A single window of Sphingobacteriales bacterium DNA harbors:
- the hisA gene encoding 1-(5-phosphoribosyl)-5-[(5-phosphoribosylamino)methylideneamino]imidazole-4-carboxamide isomerase, which yields MIIIPAIDIIDSKCVRLTKGDYNTQKTYNENPTEQAKIFEDAGFTHLHLVDLDGAKQGKVQNWKVLEDIAKHTKLHIDFSGGIKTKEQAQQAYDFGAKQITIGSLAAKNPKEFVDWIWEFGEENLILGADVKDRMIAVQGWQENSNQDILSFLDFYFEEGIDYVLCTDVSKDGMLQGAANELYSEIIENYDDIKLIASGGVSCMEDLIKLKEIGCYAAIVGKAIYEEKITLKEIRTIFN from the coding sequence ATGATTATTATTCCAGCAATTGATATTATTGATTCAAAGTGTGTGCGACTCACAAAAGGTGATTACAATACTCAAAAAACATACAATGAAAATCCAACTGAGCAAGCTAAAATTTTTGAAGATGCTGGTTTTACACATTTGCATTTGGTAGATTTGGATGGTGCCAAACAAGGCAAAGTGCAAAACTGGAAAGTATTGGAAGATATAGCAAAACATACAAAACTACATATAGATTTTTCTGGTGGTATAAAAACCAAAGAGCAAGCACAACAAGCTTATGATTTTGGTGCAAAGCAAATTACGATTGGAAGTTTGGCAGCCAAAAATCCTAAAGAGTTTGTAGATTGGATTTGGGAATTTGGCGAAGAAAATTTGATTTTAGGTGCAGATGTAAAAGATAGAATGATTGCAGTGCAAGGCTGGCAAGAAAATTCTAACCAAGATATTTTATCGTTTTTAGATTTTTATTTTGAAGAAGGCATCGATTATGTATTGTGTACTGATGTGTCTAAAGATGGCATGTTGCAAGGTGCTGCTAATGAATTATATTCAGAGATTATAGAAAACTACGATGACATTAAGTTGATAGCATCTGGTGGTGTTTCTTGCATGGAAGATTTGATAAAGCTTAAAGAAATTGGTTGCTATGCAGCAATTGTTGGCAAAGCCATCTACGAAGAAAAAATTACACTAAAAGAAATTAGGACTATTTTTAATTAA
- a CDS encoding CPBP family intramembrane metalloprotease — protein sequence MFIEALINKSSIAYFIFNFLMIALMPAFVEEWIFRGTLQKLLSEKLNAHVAIIISSIIFSLIHFEFSGFLPRIFLGMLLGYVFYLSKDIWLCIWMHLFNNGMEVTLMYFKVLENKQQELFQEPTMPKTYELIGYSLLFILLMVVFYRISKRNKKAIFAD from the coding sequence ATGTTCATCGAAGCATTGATAAACAAATCTTCAATTGCTTATTTTATATTTAATTTTTTGATGATTGCATTGATGCCAGCATTTGTTGAAGAATGGATTTTTAGAGGCACATTACAAAAATTATTAAGCGAAAAATTAAATGCGCATGTTGCCATCATTATTTCTTCTATCATTTTTAGCTTAATTCACTTTGAGTTTTCTGGATTTTTGCCACGTATATTTTTAGGCATGCTATTAGGTTATGTATTTTATTTATCTAAAGATATTTGGCTTTGCATCTGGATGCACTTGTTCAACAATGGAATGGAAGTAACCTTGATGTATTTTAAAGTATTAGAAAACAAGCAACAAGAGTTATTCCAAGAACCCACAATGCCAAAAACTTATGAATTAATTGGCTATAGCTTATTATTTATTTTACTTATGGTAGTATTTTACAGAATCTCTAAAAGAAATAAAAAAGCTATATTTGCAGATTAA